A single genomic interval of Argopecten irradians isolate NY chromosome 8, Ai_NY, whole genome shotgun sequence harbors:
- the LOC138329440 gene encoding homeobox protein DBX1-B-like has product MFPNMISPSPLYHTFFRTAHLAGQPNGNATSASFLVENLLRDRGHALLSRPGGTGMVPHPGAGQNPEEHIATSSISGQNPAPYLKFGVNAILGAGADQSSKIGDKTPLTPVMGSSASTTPPSTCVKSSGFGGQHLGCQGCTVRHPSVYDNHFSGFMRHPYLAAPPLLPVPNAFSFLTNMRGKPRRGMLRRAVFSDMQRKGLEKMFQKQKYISKPDRKKLAAKLGLKDSQVKIWFQNRRMKWRNSKERELLSSGGSRDSALSTKEETNSQYDQPSKDGEEEHVHDSLNANSNDVLDLSSDIPKREDESDLADSSDDDDDLIDVS; this is encoded by the exons ATGTTCCCCAATATGATCAGTCCGTCCCCTCTCTACCATACCTTTTTCCGGACAGCACATTTAGCGGGACAGCCAAATGGAAATGCAACATCAGCCTCATTTCTTGTGGAAAACCTTTTAAGAGACAGGGGACATGCCTTATTATCAAGGCCCGGGGGTACGGGGATGGTTCCCCACCCCGGAGCAGGTCAGAATCCAGAAGAACATATCGCCACTTCATCCATCAGTGGACAGAACCCGGCCCCATATCTCAAGTTTGGTGTGAATGCTATACTTGGTGCTGGGGCAGACCAATCGTCAAAAATCG GTGATAAAACGCCACTTACCCCTGTAATGGGGAGTTCTGCGTCTACAACGCCCCCCTCAACGTGTGTGAAAAGTTCCGGGTTCGGCGGGCAACACTTGGGCTGTCAGGGATGCACTGTTCGTCACCCCTCTGTATATGACAACCACTTCTCCGGATTTATGCGACATCCATACCTCGCCG CCCCACCTCTCTTACCTGTGCCCAACGCCTTTTCTTTCCTGACGAATATGCGAGGGAAACCACGCAGGGGGATGCTAAGAAGGGCTGTATTCTCAGATATGCAGCGAAAAGGACTAGAGAAAATGTTCCAGAAACAGAAGTATATCAGCAAACCAGACAGGAAAAAGTTAGCTGCAAAGCTTGGACTTAAAGATTCACAG GTGAAGATATGGTTTCAAAACAGGCGAATGAAATGGAGGAATTCCAAGGAACGGGAACTGTTGTCGTCGGGAGGATCACGGGACTCTGCACTTAGTACAAAGGAGGAGACAAACTCCCAGTACGACCAGCCCTCTAAGGACGGCGAGGAAGAGCACGTGCATGATTCTCTTAACGCCAACAGCAATGATGTTCTAGACTTATCGTCAGACATTCCAAAACGAGAGGACGAAAGTGACCTGGCAGATTCGTCAGACGATGACGATGATTTGATCGATGTGTCCTAA